Proteins encoded by one window of Nitrospinaceae bacterium:
- the eno gene encoding phosphopyruvate hydratase, producing the protein MTTIVQVIAREILDSRGNPTVEVDMHLAGGGFGRAAVPSGASTGKREAVELRDGKKAYFLGKGVTKAVDNVNNKIAPAILGTDASDQRTLDIDLCELDGSKNKGNLGANAILAVSIAAAKASADAFDLPLYRYLGGAGASTMPVPMMNIVNGGAHSDNSVDFQEFMVMPVGAKNFPSGLRMGVEIFHALKDVLKKRGYGTAVGDEGGFAPDLKSNDEAVESILEATVKAGYKPGEDIMLALDPASSEFYEKGKYVFRWSDGSKKSSDELVKFYESWVRQYPIISIEDGCAEDDWDGWAALTEALGGQIQLVGDDLFVTNTEILKKGINQKIANSILIKVNQIGTLTETLEAIQMASRAGYTSVVSHRSGETEDTTIADLAVATNAGQIKTGSASRTDRLAKYNQLLRINEELGDSAVYPGLEAFFNIAGAGKKTRKRK; encoded by the coding sequence ATGACCACCATCGTTCAAGTCATCGCAAGGGAAATTTTGGACTCAAGGGGGAATCCGACCGTAGAGGTGGATATGCATCTCGCGGGGGGCGGCTTTGGTCGCGCGGCGGTCCCGAGCGGTGCAAGCACAGGTAAGCGCGAGGCGGTTGAACTGCGCGACGGCAAGAAGGCTTATTTTCTCGGAAAAGGTGTCACCAAAGCGGTTGATAACGTCAACAATAAAATTGCCCCCGCCATCCTGGGCACAGACGCATCGGACCAGCGCACCCTCGATATTGATTTGTGTGAGCTTGATGGCTCAAAGAACAAGGGCAATCTAGGGGCCAACGCAATTCTCGCGGTCTCCATCGCTGCGGCGAAGGCCTCGGCAGACGCGTTCGACTTGCCGCTCTATCGCTATCTCGGCGGGGCGGGCGCCTCGACCATGCCTGTGCCGATGATGAACATCGTCAACGGCGGCGCCCACTCGGACAACAGTGTCGATTTTCAGGAGTTCATGGTGATGCCCGTTGGCGCCAAGAATTTCCCCTCGGGGCTTCGGATGGGGGTCGAGATATTCCATGCGCTCAAAGATGTGCTGAAAAAGCGTGGCTATGGAACCGCCGTGGGCGATGAGGGTGGTTTTGCCCCCGATCTCAAGAGTAACGACGAGGCTGTAGAGTCGATTCTGGAGGCGACGGTCAAGGCGGGTTACAAGCCGGGCGAGGATATTATGCTCGCCCTCGATCCGGCCTCAAGCGAGTTTTACGAGAAGGGAAAATATGTCTTCCGCTGGTCGGATGGGAGCAAGAAGAGCTCGGATGAGTTGGTGAAGTTTTATGAGAGCTGGGTGCGGCAGTATCCGATTATCTCTATCGAGGATGGTTGCGCCGAGGACGATTGGGATGGCTGGGCAGCCCTGACAGAGGCGCTGGGCGGCCAGATTCAGCTTGTAGGCGATGATCTGTTCGTGACGAACACAGAGATACTTAAAAAGGGAATCAACCAAAAGATCGCCAACAGCATTCTCATCAAGGTCAACCAGATTGGCACGCTGACGGAAACGCTTGAGGCAATTCAGATGGCCTCACGCGCCGGCTATACCTCGGTGGTCTCTCATCGCTCGGGCGAGACCGAAGACACCACTATCGCCGACCTGGCCGTGGCGACGAATGCCGGGCAGATCAAAACCGGTTCGGCCTCCCGGACGGATAGGCTGGCCAAATATAATCAGCTGCTTCGGATTAACGAGGAACTTGGTGACTCGGCGGTTTATCCGGGCCTGGAGGCGTTCTTCAACATTGCAGGTGCGGGCAAGAAGACTCGAAAACGGAAATAA